The Silene latifolia isolate original U9 population chromosome Y, ASM4854445v1, whole genome shotgun sequence sequence aaacttacgaagaagatagataaatccaagaagtaggatcgatctaagcacgaagaacgatgaagaacgaagaagaaaagaggatGGCACGAAACCCAGCGGGGGTGGCGCGCGGCCtgaggaggaagagaggaggagagaattaggtttagggttttatgagattatgagaaaagaagagcaagggtttggtttcccttcatatttatagagaagctcatgggtttattctaggtttaggcccaaaactcacccatcaacaCTAAGAATTACGTGAGACCCACGGAGGAAACGGATCTTcaccgtttttcgagcccaacgagcccaaaagacgacaaacggatattttcccgaaaataaaaatataaaatatgggaaaataaaattatagaattatattacggaaattaggggtgttacaagttttcatcctatcaaattttggcgtcgttgccggggaaggtaacGTAACTAGAACTTGAGTTGTGATTTATGCTTTGTTGTTCTTATTTCCTTGTTATTGTTAAAAAGTAAGTGGTAGTTCTAATCCATCTTGTTTAGTGTAAAGGTTTATGCCTAGGTCTCAACAAGGAGGTGAGTTCACTCCAAACAAAGAAGAAGGATTTAGAGCATATTCTTGATTATTCACCAATCCTTGGTATCGTCGACCTCAAAGGGAAGAACAAGTTGAAGCGGAACCATCCACACCCCTTTCGGTTGATCCAATAGAAGTAGAATATCCAACAATGGCTAATGATACAAGAACTATCCGGGAGATCCGGGCAAGAAACTAGGATACTCAACCTCTATGCATTGCCTACCCACCCATGGGGGCTAATGCAAACTTTGAGTTGAAGGGCTACTTTATCCACAATCTACCCAAGTTTCATGGGCATGCGGGGGATGACCCCAACCGTCATCTCTCCGAATTCCATATGATGTGTGAGGGTGCTATACCAAATGGTGTCACGGAAGACCAATTTAAATTGCGAGCTTTTCCATTCTCTTTACTAGATGCGGCAAAGGATTGGCTATTCTACCTTCCACCGGGTACAATTCGTACTTGGAAGGCCATGAAATCGGCATTTCTTGAAAAGTTCTACCTCGATTCAAGACACAACCATGCCAATAAGGCCATCACTTCTACGGAACAAGATCCGAGGGAAAgcttgtatgagtattgggaaaGGTTCAAGAAGTTGGTTGCCCAATGTCCTTACCATGGGCTAAGTGGTGATGATCTTTTGGTTaacttttgtgacggtcttactcaacAATACCAAATAATGGTGAATGCCGCTACGGGTGGTAGGATTGACAACTACTCCGTAGCGGAGGCAAATGAAATCATACAGAGGTTAGCCGCGAGCACAAGAAGCTATGGGAGAGGGGGCCGAGGGTCTAAGACTCTCCACTCAATTGAAACACCCTCTCCTTCCAACCAAAAACTTGAGAAGACCGTGAATGATCTCACCATAATGGTAGCTCAATTAATGGGGAACAACCAAGGTGGAGCACAAGGATCCAATGTGGAGTGCAATTATTGTCAAGGTCCACACCCGGTGGAGTCTTGTCCCATCATGGAAGAACAAGGGATAAGCAAAGAGAATGTGAGTGCCATGATACATGGTAACTATAATTCTAGAAATTCCACTGGGGGAGGATACTACAAATACGATCCAAGTGGCAACACTTACAATATCGGCTCAAGGGACAATCCAAACCTTAGTTGGGGAGGGGATACTTCAAAGAGTTTCCAAAATGGACAATTCAACCATTTGAGGAATCAAAATTCACAAGGTCCCAACCGAAATTTCCAAAGAAACCAAAATTTTCAACAACGAAAAGGAGGATCCTTCCAATTTGGAAATCAAGGTAACCAAGGTCctctgtgaacccccgcaataacgcggaaaatataacttataaaatgcggaattttaggaaatttttgaaacttttaaagtttataaagcacgggttcataaaaatctaaaagacaaataaaaaaatgcggaaataaagattaaattatacaaaagcgatagtcaaaggtgagggaaaatatatccctcgaatgacaaaagataaaaggtgagtccaagcaatcctaataaaccaactactagtccaaggtttagttctcgctagcccacacgtcttccccatgtaagcatcttcacaacttgtcattcatgtaaacatgaacgccacagtcagtggggagtaactcaaggttctcccagccacaaaatgtcgaaacacagataaacaagaacatattagaacatcatgaaTATAACCATTTGATGCAAGCATTGAGatatgagactaacattcaaaacat is a genomic window containing:
- the LOC141628971 gene encoding uncharacterized protein LOC141628971 translates to MGANANFELKGYFIHNLPKFHGHAGDDPNRHLSEFHMMCEGAIPNGVTEDQFKLRAFPFSLLDAAKDWLFYLPPGTIRTWKAMKSAFLEKFYLDSRHNHANKAITSTEQDPRESLYEYWERFKKLVAQCPYHGLSGDDLLVNFCDGLTQQYQIMVNAATGGRIDNYSVAEANEIIQRLAASTRSYGRGGRGSKTLHSIETPSPSNQKLEKTVNDLTIMVAQLMGNNQGGAQGSNVECNYCQGPHPVESCPIMEEQGISKENVSAMIHGNYNSRNSTGGGYYKYDPSGNTYNIGSRDNPNLSWGGDTSKSFQNGQFNHLRNQNSQGPNRNFQRNQNFQQRKGGSFQFGNQGNQGPL